The Deltaproteobacteria bacterium sequence CGAAATCGACGACCTTCGAGAAGAACTCCGCGGAGGCCGAGGCGCCGGTGGGGTTGTTGGGATAGTTGAGGTAGAGGAGCTTCACCTTCTCCAGCTCCTCCCCGCCGAAGGCGTCGAGGTCGGGAAGAAAGCCGTTCTCCTCGGTGAGCGGCGCCCTGAGCACCCGGCCGCCGTTCCAGCCGGTGTGGGTCGCCATGACGGGATAGCCGGGCGTGGTCATGATCATGGCGTCTCCGGGGTTTATGAAGGCCTCGGGGATCATGGCGAGGGCCGGCTTGGAGCCGATGGAGTGGATGACGTTGCGCTCGGGGTCGAGCCCTCCCACGCCGAAGACCTCCTCCATGTAGCGGGCCGCCGCGACCTTGAGCTCCGGTATGCCGTTGTCCGCGTAGCCGCGGTTCTCCGGCTTGGCGCACTCGATCCGCAGCGCCTCCACAACGAGCGGAGAGGCCATCTCGTCGGGCTCGCCGACGCCGAAGTCGAGAAGCTCCACGTGGGGCCGCTCCCTGCGCGCCTGCGCCTTGGCCCTCTTTATCTTCTCGAACTTGTATATCTTCGTGTCCTTGCCGAAGCCCTCGCCGCCGATCCTCTCGGCGAAGAGCCCCTGGATGTAATCGTCAGACATGACCGAAAATCTCCTCCTTACCTTTTGGGGAAGCTCTGATTAATGACCCTGGGGGAAACTTTCTACAGAAAGTTTCCCCCAGACCCCCTTCAAAGACTTTTAATACGAGTTGGTTTCCCCCTGTTTTGCCTGGCAAAACAGGGGGAAACCAACTCGCGTTAAAAGTTTTTAGAGGGAGTCTGAGGGAACCGTGGGTCTGTGACCCGTGGGTCTGTGACCCTTTTACAAAAAGGTTCCCTCAGTGCAATAAATCAGAGTTTCCTTAAGAAGGGCCATAGGCCCACGGTTCCCCCGCCCTATCGTATGGCATTCGGTTCTTCGGCCGTACCGGGGGTTCGGCCCGCGCCAGGCGGGGGTTTTTACGCCTTTGCGGCCCGACCCCCCGGTACAGCCCCCACGCAGCCGGCGCGGGGAGGACGCCCCCTTCAAAGACTTTCAATGCGCCGGGCTTTCTCCCGAATCTGCCGCGCAGATTCGGGAGAAAGCCCGGCGGCGTCGAAAAGCTTTGGTACGAACTCCGGGACAAGCGCCGGTCGCCGTCCCCTGCTCAAAAAGCCTTCCCCCGTACAGTCAACCGTGCTCTCGCTCCCGCGCGGCCGTCACGGTGTTGACGAGCGAGCCTATGCCCTCTATGCGCACCTCCACCTCGTCGCCCGGTTTCATCCTACCCACGCCCGACGGCGTGCCCGTGGCTATGACGTCGCCGGGCAGGAGCGTCATGACCCTGGAGACGAAGCTTACAAGCTCGAAGCAGTCGAAGATCATGTCGGCGGTGGAGCAGTCCTGGCGCTTACTGCCGTTGAGAAAGGTCTCGATGCGCACGTCCCGCGGATCAAGCTCCGTCTCTATCCACGGTCCCATGGGAGCGAAGGTGTCGAACCCCTTGGCGCGCGTGTACTGCACGTCGCGCCCCTGCAGGTCCCGGGCCGTCACGTCGTTGAAACACGTATAGCCCAGTATATAGCCGGCCGCCTCGTCGACGCCCACGCCCCTTGCCTCCCGGCCCATCACCACGGCGAGCTCCCCCTCGTAATCGACGCGGCGCGACATGTGGGAAGGGTAGACTATCTCGCCGCCGGGCCCCGTGACCGCCGTCGGGGGCTTGAGAAAGAGCATGGGCTCCTGCGGCAGCTCCTTATCGAACTCGGCGGCGTGGGCCTTGTAGTTGAGCCCTATGGCGACGATCTTCGAGGGCAGGACAGGGGCGAGAAGAGCCGCCTCGCCTTCCTCGCAGACAAAGTCCCCCTTGACGACGGGACCCCCGAAAAAACCGCCGCCCTCGACCTCGTAAACGCCCCCGTCACAGAGCACGGCGCAACGGACTACACCTCGGTACTCGACCCTCGCAAGCCTCACAAACTCCCACCCCGCTGAGCTAACCTTTGGAAACTCTGATTTATCGCACCGGGGGAAACTTTCTGTAGAAAGTTTCCCCCAGCCCCCCTTCAAAGACTTTTAATTCCCTGCGGATCATCCCGATTTTGCTTGTGCAAAATCGGGATGATCCGCAGGGCGTTAAAAGTTTTTGGAGGGAGTCTGAGGGAACCTTTTTACAAAAAGGTTCCCTCAGAGCTTTCCTCGTCAAAACGGTCGAAGTTCGGCGGCTTCCCCCGGCTCATCGCTTCGACATCATGGCCTTGAGTTTGAGCCTCAGGGCGTTGATCTTTATGAAGCCGTCGGCGTCTTTCTGGTCGTAGACCGTATCTTCCTCGAAGGTGGCGAAGTCGGGATGCCAGAGCGAGGTCTCGGCCTTGCGGCCCGTGACAATGACGTTGCCCTTGTAGAGCTTGAGTCTCGCCGTTCCGCTCACGCCCACGGCGGCCTCGTCCATGAGGGCCTGGAGCGCCGTCCTCTCCGGGGCGAACCAGTAGCCGCGGTAGATGAGCTCGGCGTAGCGGCTGATGAGCGAATCGCGCAGCGCCATGACCTCGCGGTCCATGCAGATGCTCTCCACGGCCCGTCTCGCGGCGTGCAGTATGGTGCCGCCGGGCGTTTCATAGACGCCTCTGGCCTTCATGCCCACCGAGCGGCTCTCCACCATGTCGACACGGCCTATGCCGTTTGCGCCGCCGAGCTCGTTGAGCCTTTCGAGAAGCGCCGCCGGGCTGAGCCTCTCGCCGTCCACGGCCACGGGGTCCCCGTCCACGAAGTCTATCTCCACGTACCTCGGCCTGTCGGGCGCCCGCTCGGGCGAGACGGTGAGGACGAACATCTCTTCGGCGGGCTCGGACCACGGATCCTCGAGTATGCCCCCCTCGAAACTCATGTGAAAGAGGTTGCGGTCCGTGGAGTAGGGCTTTTCCCTGGTGACCGTGACGGGTATGCCGCGGCTCTCGGCATAGCGGACGAGGTCCTCCCTGCCCTTGAGGTCCCACTCGCGCCACGGCGCTATGACCTTTATGTGGGGGTCGATGGAGTAGTAGGCGAGCTCGAAGCGCACCTGGTCGTTGCCCTTGCCCGTGGCACCGTGGCTCACGGCGTCGGCCTTCGTATGGCGCACCACCTCCATCTGGGCCTTGGCTATGAGGGGACGGGCTATGGATGTGCCGAGCAGGTATGTGCCCTCGTATACGGCGGCGCCCCGCAGCATGGGGAAGACGAAGTCCTTTGCGAACTCCTCGCGCAGGTCGCGGATGTGGACCTCGCTCGCTCCCGTGGCGAGCGCCTTCTCGCGCAGCGGCTCCACCTCGGCGCCCTGGCCTATGTCGGCGACGAAGGCTATGACCTCGCAGCCGTACTCCTCCTTGAGCCACCGGATGATGATCGACGTATCGAGCCCGCCCGAGTAGGCGAGCACCACCCTCTTCACCTGCTTGTCCATCTCCGCTCCCCGGTCTCTTACTGGGCGCACAGCAGCCGTTCGAGCACGGCCTTCTGCATATGGAGCCTGTTTTCGGCCTGGTCCCACACGGCCGAGCGGGGCCCCTCGATGACCTCGTCGGTTATCTCCTCGCCGCGATGGGCGGGCAGGCAGTGGAGCACAATGGCATCTGGCCTGGCAAGCTCCAGGAGTCTGGAGTCGATGGTATAGCCCCTGAAGCGCTCGACCCTCTCGCGGCGTTCGTCCTCCCGGCCCATGCTGGCCCAGACGTCGGTGTTGAGAACGTGGGCCCCCCTGGCGGCCTCTTCGGCGCTGCCGACCATCTCTATGTTCGCGGCTCCGGCCCTGCGCGCCGCCTCGAAGAACCTCTCCGGCCGGTAGCCCTCGGGACAGGCGAGCCTGAGCCTGAAGCCCATCAGCGCCGCCGCCTCTATCCAGGAGTTGGCCATGTTGTTGCCGTCGCCGATCCAGGCCGCCTCGATCCCCTCCAGCCCTCCGAACTTCTCCACCACGGTCAGCAGGTCGGCGAGCACCTGGCAGGGGTGATGGTCGTCGGTGAGCCCGTTTATGACCGGTATGGCCGAGTAGCGGGCGTACTCCTCTATTATTTCATGGCCGAAGGTCCTGATGACCACGGCGTCCACGTAGCCCGACATGACGCGGGCCGTGTCCTTGATGGGCTCGCCGCGGCCTATCTGCGAGTCGCGGTGGCTTATGAATATGGAGCCGCCCCCGAGCTGGCGCATGGCCGTCTCGAAGGAGACGCGCGTGCGCGTCGAGGGCTTCTCGAAGATGAGCCCCAGTATCCTCCCCTTGAGCGGCTCGTGGCGTATGCCGCGCCGCAGCCGCCCCTTCATCGAGCGGGCCCTCTCGATGAGCCCCTCTACGGCGGCCCTGTCAAGGTCCCCTATGGTGAGCAGATTCCCTGCCATGATCCCCCGACAAAAAAACCGCCCGAAGAGGGCGGGCACCGGGTCTGAACGGGAGGGAACCTGCCGCAACCCTTCCCCCGTTCCCCCGGGTCGGCATGGCCGCGTCCCCCCATATCCGCGTAACATCCCCGAAAAGAAATAAAATATTGCACCGCGGCGTCTTTGTCAAGGAGAATATGGCGCGGGCCCCTTGTGACGGCCTGCCGGAGAGCTACTTTATGAAGCGCACCTTCGGCTCCTCGTGGCGCGAGATGTTGCCGTGGAAGTACTTGTACCTGAAGAGCGCGTCCATGCTGTGGCAGTCCGAGCAGAGCGAGAGCTGGCTCAAGTTGCGCAGGAAGCTGTTGGTCACCTTGCCTTCCGTGTTCCTTCCGGGCCCGTACTTGTCGGCCGCCGGCCGCCAGCGGTGGGGGTTGTGGCAGGTGGGACAGGTGATGAAGCCCGAATCCCGCACGTTGCCCTCGCTGTCGTAGATGGGGTAGAAGATGTCGGTATGTCCGCTCCGGCGTTTTATCGTGTCGGTAGTCACCATGAGGACATCGCGCGGGTGGCGCAGTCTGAGCGGTATCTTGGCCGATGCGACGCGCCCCTTGCCGTGGCATGAGAGGCAGGCCCGCTCCATGAAGTCCTCGCCGGGCCCGAGCTCGCGGGCCCAGATGATGCGTTCGCTCACGGCGTCATGGGGGCTGTGGCACTGGCCGCACACGCCGCTGCGGGCCACGGTCTCGCCGCGGACGTTCTCTTCGTCGGGGGCCGTGACCCTCAGGTCGTGCTCCGTGGCGAGCACCCAGCGCTTGCCCCTGTGGCACTCGATGCAGAGCTTCGAGATGCCCGAGGCCCGAAGGCGCAGAAAGCTGGTCGAGCCGTCGCCCTCGGCGTCCGTGGAGGCTCCGGCCGGGCTGTTCATGTCCTCGGGGTCCCACTGGTGGGGGTTGTGGCAGGTCATGCAGGTGACCGTGCCGCGCTCCCTGTCGTCGGTCCTGGCGCCGTCCTTTTCATAGAGGGGAAGCCCCGCCCGCTCCATCGCGGCCGAGGTCCTGACGCCCACGGGGTGGCTCCGGGGTCCGACCGTCTTGTCGCCGGCCGGACCGCCTTCGTAGTGGCAGCTCTCGCAGAGGTTGCGGCCCATGTCGCCGTCGTAGACGAGGTTGCGCGACCAGAGCGCCGGGCCCGTCGCGTTGTGGGGCACGTGGCAGGCGCCGCACACGCCCGACTCTCCGGGCCTCTGTCCCGCGGCGTTGGGCTCGTCCGGGGCGGTCTGCTCGAGGTTGTGGAGCGACATGATAACGGGCCTCTTGTCGACGTGGCAGTTCCAGCACAGCCCCGAGCCCGGGCTGTTGGCGATGCGGAGAAAGCTCGTAGACCCGTCGCCGTCCTCGTCGACAGCCCCCCTGTTGGACTCGTCGGCCGGGTCGTAGCGGTGCGGGTCGTGGCAGGTGGAGCAGCTCATCGTGCCGTCGGCGACGCGCCGTCCCTTGCGGTCGTAGAGCGGCAGCGCCCTGACGGAAGGCTCGGACAGAGGCCACTTGAGGAGGTGTATGACCCTGCTGAGCCACCCTTCGGACCTGGGCAGAAGCCCTATGTCCG is a genomic window containing:
- a CDS encoding LL-diaminopimelate aminotransferase codes for the protein MSDDYIQGLFAERIGGEGFGKDTKIYKFEKIKRAKAQARRERPHVELLDFGVGEPDEMASPLVVEALRIECAKPENRGYADNGIPELKVAAARYMEEVFGVGGLDPERNVIHSIGSKPALAMIPEAFINPGDAMIMTTPGYPVMATHTGWNGGRVLRAPLTEENGFLPDLDAFGGEELEKVKLLYLNYPNNPTGASASAEFFSKVVDFAKRHSIVVVHDAAYAALNFEGRPLSFLSVEGAMDVGIEIHSFSKAYNMTGWRLAFLAGNEKVISAFAHVKDNYDSGQFIAIQKAGVYALGHPEITEKTAAKYRRRLSLMVEALRQAGFDASMPGGSFYLYVRAPKAARGVRFGSAEAASEYLIKEASISTVPWDDAGSFLRFSATFAARDKDDERRVMEEAGRRLAALDLEF
- the argF gene encoding ornithine carbamoyltransferase yields the protein MAGNLLTIGDLDRAAVEGLIERARSMKGRLRRGIRHEPLKGRILGLIFEKPSTRTRVSFETAMRQLGGGSIFISHRDSQIGRGEPIKDTARVMSGYVDAVVIRTFGHEIIEEYARYSAIPVINGLTDDHHPCQVLADLLTVVEKFGGLEGIEAAWIGDGNNMANSWIEAAALMGFRLRLACPEGYRPERFFEAARRAGAANIEMVGSAEEAARGAHVLNTDVWASMGREDERRERVERFRGYTIDSRLLELARPDAIVLHCLPAHRGEEITDEVIEGPRSAVWDQAENRLHMQKAVLERLLCAQ
- a CDS encoding FAA hydrolase family protein; the encoded protein is MLCDGGVYEVEGGGFFGGPVVKGDFVCEEGEAALLAPVLPSKIVAIGLNYKAHAAEFDKELPQEPMLFLKPPTAVTGPGGEIVYPSHMSRRVDYEGELAVVMGREARGVGVDEAAGYILGYTCFNDVTARDLQGRDVQYTRAKGFDTFAPMGPWIETELDPRDVRIETFLNGSKRQDCSTADMIFDCFELVSFVSRVMTLLPGDVIATGTPSGVGRMKPGDEVEVRIEGIGSLVNTVTAAREREHG
- a CDS encoding argininosuccinate synthase — its product is MDKQVKRVVLAYSGGLDTSIIIRWLKEEYGCEVIAFVADIGQGAEVEPLREKALATGASEVHIRDLREEFAKDFVFPMLRGAAVYEGTYLLGTSIARPLIAKAQMEVVRHTKADAVSHGATGKGNDQVRFELAYYSIDPHIKVIAPWREWDLKGREDLVRYAESRGIPVTVTREKPYSTDRNLFHMSFEGGILEDPWSEPAEEMFVLTVSPERAPDRPRYVEIDFVDGDPVAVDGERLSPAALLERLNELGGANGIGRVDMVESRSVGMKARGVYETPGGTILHAARRAVESICMDREVMALRDSLISRYAELIYRGYWFAPERTALQALMDEAAVGVSGTARLKLYKGNVIVTGRKAETSLWHPDFATFEEDTVYDQKDADGFIKINALRLKLKAMMSKR